Part of the Woronichinia naegeliana WA131 genome, TTGGGTCGTTAAGAATTACCAAATTATCTCCCGATTGAGCAATCACAAATAAGCCCTGACGATAGGCATAACTAGCTACTTCTTTCGGTGTGACCATTGCCGCCACTGCTCCTAAAATCTTTAAACTTTGATAGCGAGGTAAAAGTCTTTTGAATTTATCGAGTCTTTCTAGATGTTCATCTACATCAGCTTGAGTTAGTTTACTTTTAACTTCGATTGCGATCGCATCCGATCCATTGACAACTAAAAGATCAATTTCAAGACCCTCATCTCCCCTCTGTACGGAAAGGTCAGAAGATAATTCGGTGACATCAATGCCTCGTTCATGGAAGAGACGAACCGCCGCAGGTCTAACTTGCCACTCCACAAATTCTCCCAAACGATTGCCTAGTTTACCTAATTGCTCATCAACTCGTTTGTTTTGTTCTTTGATCAATCGTTCTGTTTCCCGAAAACGGCGATCAGTTTCTTTTTGGGATTGAATAAGTTCCCCTAAGAGTTGCCAGACTTCATCTGCTGTTGTTGCCATTATTGATTTCCTGTAGTCTGATTAGTTTTATTGTAGGCGATCGCAGGTTCTTCTAAAGCTCAGTTTTAAAAGGAGAATTAAAAGCAATTTTGATAGTTACCCATTAAGACCCAACTAATTTTCATGGATGAGCCATTGTTTAAGTTCATTTTGATTGGTAAAATGCAAAATTTGATCACTTAATTTTTCTAGTTGTGATGTTGATAAGTTAGTAATTTGTTGTTGAATATCGGAGGGAAGGGAACCCAAACGATTATTTAATAGTTTAAGGATAATAATTAATTCTCCCTGTTGAAGTCCCTGTTGAAGTCCCTGTTGAGTTCCGCAGGGTGTGACCTTTAGTTGATGAAGGAAAAGAAAAGTGTTAACATGGGATGAAAAGTGACAAAGAGGAAACAATGATGACAGCAAAACTAATTAATGTAGAGGGTTCAAAGATAAAAATAGAACTAACATTAGAACTCAGTCGTTCAATGTTGGATACAGAAATAAATATTCAAAAAGGCTTAAACGAAGTAGGTTGCATCGCCAGCAAAGAAGCCTTGAAATATTTAGATACAGATGGTTCACCCTTAAAAATCGGTGAAGAAATCTGGAAGAGTAAGGGAGAGCAACCGAAAGAATATCAAACACCTTATGGTGAGGTTATAGTGAATCGTCATGTATATCAGCGTTCAGTAGGAGGAAAAACGTATTGCCCCTTAGAAAGAGAAGCAAGGATAATCATAACATCAACGCCATTATTGGCAAAACAGGTATCCTCAAAAATGTCAGGGATGGCAGGCAAAGAGGTGAAAAATGATTTATTAGAAAATCATGGTAGAAAAGTAGCGCTATCCTATATCCAAAGATTGAGTGAAGCAGTAGGAAGTGTGGTACAGGCAAAAGAAGAAGCGTGGAGTTATGCCCCGCCCAAGGAGGATAGCCAAATTGCAACAGTGGGAATAGGATTAGATGGAACCTGTATGCTGATGTGTGAGGATGGCTACCGTGAAGCAATGGTGGGAACCGTTTCCCTATACGATAGTGAGGGCGAACGTCAACATACAATCTATCTAGGTGCGGCACCAGAGTATGGAAAAAAGAGTTTTCTAGAAAGATTAGAAAGAGAAATTGAGCGAGCGAAAAACCGTTATCCAGAGGCAACATTGGTCGGGATAGCAGACGGGGCAGAATCAAATTGGAAGTTTTTAGAAAAGCAAACGGAAGAACAGATATTAGATTTCTATCATGCCTCTGGTTACTTAGGTGCCTTGGCAGAAGCGTTGCATCCTAATACAGTGTCAAAACAAAAAGAATGGTTGACTGAAAATTGTCGAGAACTCAAGCATGAAAAAGGAAAAGCAGGAGAACTGCTAAATCTGATGAAAGAAGTCAAAGAAGAAAAAAGTCATTCTAAGAATCTTACCGAGAAACTACAAGCGGCGATTACTTATTACGAGAATCATCAGCATCAAATGGATTATGCTGAATACATAGAGAAAAAGTATCCGATTGGTTCAGGTGTTACGGAAGCAGCTTGTAAGACGTTGGTCAAACAACGATTATGTTGTTCAGGGATGCGATGGAAGGAAAAAGGAGCAGGAATTATTTTGAGCCTACGAGCTTTGGTATTGACCAAGGAACGATGGAGTCAATTTTGGGCAAAACTTGATCAATATGGGTTCCCTGTAGAACCCTGATTACAACAGCTTTTATCAACTAAAGGTCGCACCCGTTCCGCATGAGTTTGTGGCTACGAGAGAATAAGGCTTTGAGCCTCCTGAATCCCGTTCAAAAGTTCTTTGATGGCGTGTTTTTCGCTCAATAACACTCATTGGAAGGTACAAAAGACGATGTTTGATGTATGTTTTTCCGTAAAGCCCTTGAGCAAGAAGCTTTTAGAAATACAAGAAGACACAAACTAATTCGGAATCAGACCTAGCCTATCGTTCAAAAATAAGATGCGTTTACCCTGTTCTATACTATAAAAATCAATCTCATAAAGTAGCCTATTCTCTCTCTGCTGAAAGTAATAAGCAAATTTTGCTCAATCTTGTTCAAAAAACTCTCAACTCTTAATAACTTAATGTTCAAACCATTCTGTGTTGCATTACTGGCATCTTATCGAACTGGCCAAAGGAGCGAACTTACTCCGTACTTTCACCCCCACAATCCAACTCTTTCGCTATTGTGTCCCCTGCGATCGCGCTAAACTAAAAAAGTCTCGTCCTTGGTTATCGGTTAACAAATATGTATCAAACCTTACCACCGCGATCGCCTCGTGAAACCCTACCCACCATGTACGATCTACCGAGTGAAGACCCGGAGGAACCTGGTTTGCCCGACGAATTTCATCTACTTCAACCAGAACTATTGCGCCAAACTTTTCGCCCTCCCAGCTATGAAATAGATAATTTTTTCACAGCCAGTGACCTGAATCTTTATTACGACCTGCACCATCCCCAATGGTATAAACGTCCAGATTGGTTTGCCGTGTTGGGAGTTTCCCGTCTCTATAACGACAGCGAGCTACGCTTAAGTTATGTGACCTGGCAGGAAGGCGTTTATCCTTTTGTCGTTGTTGAATTATTGTCACCAGGCACAGAGAAAGAAGATTTAGGTCAAACCTTACACGAGGTAAATCAGCCTCCCAATAAATGGACAGTCTATGAGCAAATGTTACGGATTCCTTACTACTTTGTCTTTAACCGCTATACCGACGAATTACAAGCCTTTAGTTTAGTCAAAGAAAGTTATCAGCCCTTATCCCTAGAAGGGGCGGGAGTCTGGTTAGAAAAAGCCCAATTGGGCCTAGGACTATGGCAAGGGAATTATCAGGGCGTAGAACGCCAATGGCTACGTTGGTATGACCGCGATGGTCAATGGATTTTGACTCCTGCCGAACAGGAGCGACAATGGGCTGAACAAGAAAGGCAACTTGCCGAACAGGAACGACAACGGGCTGAACAAGAAAGACAACTTGCTGAGCAGGAACGACAACGGGCTGACTCCGCAGAAATGGAGATTGCTCGGCTCAAACGACTTTTAGAGCAAGCTGGTATTAATCCCAATTCTTAGACGACCCAACGACAAATGTTCCCTTAAAATATTACTACCTGTAAATAATTCGTTGATAGCTTTTCCTATCAAAAGGGATGATAAGACTTCTGTGATAACATCAGATATAATCAACGAAAAATTTACAGCAAGACTAAATTTAGTTAGAGCCTATTTTCTTCTGCTCTTAACCCTCTCACATAAATACAATGTCCTTCAACGACTTTACCCTAGCCAGCGTCAAACAAAAATTTGGACTAAGCCTACACGAAACCCCTCACCTCTTTCAATCCATTGTCCCCATTACTATCAGTGAAACTCTCCAGCAATCGCTAGAAGAAAATACGATTCTTGCCCTAGCCAGTAATACTGAAAAGGCCCGCTCGGAAATGTTAATTACACCAATCTTGATTGAATTGCGTCGTTTTCTTAA contains:
- a CDS encoding ISKra4 family transposase, coding for MTAKLINVEGSKIKIELTLELSRSMLDTEINIQKGLNEVGCIASKEALKYLDTDGSPLKIGEEIWKSKGEQPKEYQTPYGEVIVNRHVYQRSVGGKTYCPLEREARIIITSTPLLAKQVSSKMSGMAGKEVKNDLLENHGRKVALSYIQRLSEAVGSVVQAKEEAWSYAPPKEDSQIATVGIGLDGTCMLMCEDGYREAMVGTVSLYDSEGERQHTIYLGAAPEYGKKSFLERLEREIERAKNRYPEATLVGIADGAESNWKFLEKQTEEQILDFYHASGYLGALAEALHPNTVSKQKEWLTENCRELKHEKGKAGELLNLMKEVKEEKSHSKNLTEKLQAAITYYENHQHQMDYAEYIEKKYPIGSGVTEAACKTLVKQRLCCSGMRWKEKGAGIILSLRALVLTKERWSQFWAKLDQYGFPVEP
- a CDS encoding Uma2 family endonuclease, with product MYDLPSEDPEEPGLPDEFHLLQPELLRQTFRPPSYEIDNFFTASDLNLYYDLHHPQWYKRPDWFAVLGVSRLYNDSELRLSYVTWQEGVYPFVVVELLSPGTEKEDLGQTLHEVNQPPNKWTVYEQMLRIPYYFVFNRYTDELQAFSLVKESYQPLSLEGAGVWLEKAQLGLGLWQGNYQGVERQWLRWYDRDGQWILTPAEQERQWAEQERQLAEQERQRAEQERQLAEQERQRADSAEMEIARLKRLLEQAGINPNS